The Nocardia sp. BMG111209 genome includes a window with the following:
- a CDS encoding PHP domain-containing protein produces the protein MGAQRDTVSALSEIGFWMERSRAETARVRAYRRAADTVAALSSDEFTEYRKNGRWQELPGIGPKTAAAIGSAAAGDIPAKLSELRSAAKPIGPAGKALRQRLRGDLHTHSDWSDGGSPIEEMMRTAIALGHEYVALTDHSPRLKVANGLSARRLRQQLDVIDRLNAELAPFRILTGIEVDILDDGALDQEAELLERLDIVVASVHSHLRADRETMTKRMVYAVANPNVDVLGHCTGRLVEGGRGTRPESDFDAEVVFEACRRFGTAVEINCRPERRDPPGRLIRLAVEMECFFSIDTDAHAPGQLDWQGYGCERALANDVAPERVIDTWALDELLAFTEDNASN, from the coding sequence GTGGGAGCACAACGCGACACGGTCTCGGCCCTGAGTGAGATCGGATTCTGGATGGAGCGCTCCCGTGCGGAGACGGCACGGGTCCGGGCGTACCGGCGGGCGGCCGATACCGTCGCCGCGCTGTCCTCGGACGAATTCACCGAATATCGGAAAAATGGCCGCTGGCAGGAACTCCCGGGAATCGGCCCGAAGACCGCGGCCGCGATCGGATCCGCGGCCGCGGGTGACATTCCGGCGAAATTGAGCGAATTACGGTCCGCGGCAAAGCCGATCGGGCCGGCGGGGAAGGCGCTGCGGCAGCGGCTGCGCGGCGATCTGCACACCCACTCCGACTGGTCCGACGGCGGCAGCCCGATCGAGGAGATGATGCGCACCGCGATCGCGCTCGGGCACGAATATGTCGCGCTGACCGATCATTCGCCGCGACTGAAGGTGGCCAACGGCCTGTCGGCGCGGCGGTTGCGGCAGCAGCTGGACGTGATCGACCGGTTGAACGCCGAACTCGCGCCGTTCCGGATCCTGACCGGCATCGAGGTGGACATCCTCGACGACGGCGCCCTGGATCAGGAGGCCGAACTGCTGGAGCGGCTCGACATCGTGGTCGCCAGCGTGCATTCCCACCTGCGCGCCGACCGCGAGACCATGACGAAGCGCATGGTGTACGCGGTGGCGAATCCGAACGTCGACGTCCTCGGCCACTGCACCGGCCGGTTGGTGGAGGGTGGCCGCGGCACCCGGCCCGAGTCCGACTTCGACGCCGAGGTGGTGTTCGAGGCCTGCCGCCGATTCGGCACCGCGGTCGAGATCAACTGCCGCCCCGAGCGCCGCGATCCACCCGGCCGGCTGATCCGCCTGGCCGTGGAGATGGAGTGCTTCTTCTCGATCGACACCGACGCCCACGCCCCGGGCCAATTGGATTGGCAGGGTTACGGATGCGAGCGAGCCCTGGCCAACGATGTTGCGCCCGAACGGGTCATCGACACCTGGGCCCTGGACGAACTCCTGGCCTTCACCGAGGACAACGCGAGCAACTAG
- a CDS encoding sensor histidine kinase KdpD, with translation MCSIRGDVSAAARTAIDTRDDERVKRGQLRIYLGAAPGVGKTYAMLGEAHRRLERGGDIVAAIVETHGRDRTAALLDGIEAIPPKQLTYRGATLLELDVEAVLRRHPAVVLVDELAHTNVPGSKHEKRWQDVHELLAAGIDVISTVNVQHLESLNDVVQQITGVVQRETVPDRVVRGADQVELVDITPEALRRRLSHGNVYAADKVDAALHNYFRPGNLTALRELALLWLADQVDAALAKYRAEHKITDLWEARERVVVAVTGGPESETIVRRAGRIAAKSSAELIVVHVVRGDGLAGVSTQRLARLRDLADSLGAGLHTVTGDDVPGALLDFARQVNATQLVLGTSRRSRWARILDEGIGSTVVRDSGKIDVHMVTHEEARRGFRWSGVTPRERKLSSWLAALVVPSLITAVCSYWLDPHLNFAGESSLYFFGVIAVSLLGGVAPAALSALFGGVLLNWFFVPPRHSFTIAEVNNFLTIVVMAAVAIAVAALVDVSKKRALQARKASRQAELLTLFAGAVLHGADLHDLLERARETYGQRAVAFVTDVEVVACVGENPPRLPAEADTALEAGDDLHWLLLSGRALTASDRAVLAVVANQAAGLVRQRQLAEEARAAAGVVEADRLRRALLSAVSHDLRTPLAAAKAAVSSLRSDDVEFSPEDTAELLETIEESVDQLTGLVGNLLDSSRLAAGVVRPQLRRIYLEEAVNRSVLGVGLGTRSLRRAALDQVKVEVGNVSVHADGGLLERVLANLIDNALRYSPRDTPVRVTAERAGNRVTVAVVDQGPGVPSGLEDQLFEPFQRLGDRDNSTGVGLGLSVVRGFVDAMGGVVRAEQTPGGGLTMMLDLPAEPGGGSAGRVRVPRVDADADRATADTPAKPADDAAAEQETR, from the coding sequence ATGTGCTCGATTCGAGGAGACGTCAGTGCGGCAGCGCGCACAGCGATCGACACGCGCGATGATGAACGCGTGAAACGTGGCCAGTTGCGCATCTATCTGGGCGCCGCCCCCGGGGTGGGCAAGACCTATGCCATGCTCGGCGAGGCGCACCGCCGCCTCGAGCGCGGCGGGGACATCGTGGCCGCGATCGTCGAGACGCACGGCCGGGACCGGACCGCCGCCCTGCTCGACGGAATCGAGGCCATCCCCCCGAAACAGCTGACCTACCGCGGCGCCACGCTCCTCGAACTGGATGTCGAGGCCGTGCTGCGACGGCACCCGGCGGTCGTCCTGGTGGACGAGCTCGCGCACACCAACGTCCCCGGGTCGAAACACGAGAAGCGCTGGCAGGACGTGCACGAACTGCTCGCCGCCGGGATCGACGTGATCTCCACGGTGAACGTGCAACATCTGGAGAGCCTCAACGACGTCGTCCAGCAGATCACCGGCGTCGTGCAGCGGGAAACGGTGCCCGACAGGGTGGTTCGCGGCGCCGACCAGGTGGAGCTGGTCGACATCACACCGGAAGCTTTGCGCCGCAGGCTCTCCCACGGCAACGTGTACGCCGCCGACAAGGTCGACGCCGCGCTGCACAACTACTTCCGGCCCGGAAACCTCACGGCGCTACGGGAATTGGCGCTGCTGTGGCTCGCCGATCAGGTGGATGCCGCGCTGGCGAAGTACCGCGCCGAGCACAAGATCACCGACCTGTGGGAGGCCCGGGAGCGGGTGGTGGTCGCGGTGACCGGCGGCCCGGAGTCCGAGACCATCGTCCGCCGGGCCGGCCGCATCGCCGCCAAATCCTCCGCGGAGCTGATCGTCGTCCATGTGGTCCGCGGCGACGGCCTCGCCGGCGTGTCCACCCAGCGGCTCGCGCGCCTGCGCGATCTGGCCGACAGCCTCGGCGCCGGCCTGCACACCGTCACCGGCGACGACGTCCCCGGCGCCCTGCTCGATTTCGCCCGCCAGGTCAACGCCACCCAGCTCGTGCTGGGCACCTCCCGCCGCTCCCGCTGGGCCCGCATCCTGGACGAGGGCATCGGATCCACCGTGGTCCGCGACTCCGGCAAGATCGACGTGCACATGGTGACGCACGAGGAGGCTCGCCGCGGTTTCCGCTGGTCCGGCGTCACGCCACGGGAACGGAAACTGTCCAGCTGGCTGGCCGCGCTCGTGGTCCCGTCGCTGATCACAGCCGTGTGCTCGTACTGGCTGGACCCGCACCTGAACTTCGCGGGCGAGAGTTCGCTGTACTTCTTCGGCGTCATCGCGGTCTCGCTGCTCGGCGGCGTCGCCCCCGCGGCGCTGTCGGCCCTGTTCGGCGGGGTGCTGCTGAACTGGTTCTTCGTACCGCCGCGGCACAGTTTCACCATCGCGGAGGTCAACAACTTCCTGACCATCGTGGTGATGGCGGCGGTCGCGATCGCGGTCGCCGCGCTGGTCGACGTCTCCAAGAAGCGAGCCCTGCAGGCGCGCAAGGCCTCCCGGCAGGCCGAACTGCTGACCCTGTTCGCGGGTGCGGTGCTGCACGGCGCCGATCTGCACGATCTGCTCGAACGCGCGCGGGAGACCTACGGGCAGCGCGCGGTCGCCTTCGTCACCGATGTCGAGGTGGTGGCCTGCGTCGGCGAGAATCCGCCGCGGCTGCCCGCCGAGGCCGACACCGCGCTCGAGGCCGGCGACGACCTGCACTGGCTGTTGCTGTCCGGCCGCGCGCTCACCGCGAGCGACCGCGCGGTACTCGCCGTGGTCGCCAACCAAGCGGCCGGATTGGTGCGGCAACGGCAGCTCGCCGAGGAGGCGCGGGCCGCCGCGGGCGTGGTCGAGGCGGATCGGCTGCGGCGCGCGTTGCTGTCCGCGGTCAGCCACGACCTGCGCACCCCGCTGGCGGCCGCCAAGGCGGCGGTGTCCAGTCTGCGCAGCGACGACGTCGAATTCTCGCCCGAGGACACCGCCGAACTGCTGGAAACCATCGAGGAGTCGGTCGATCAGCTCACCGGCCTGGTCGGCAACCTGCTGGACTCGTCGCGCCTGGCGGCCGGTGTGGTGCGGCCGCAACTTCGCCGCATCTATCTGGAGGAGGCGGTGAACCGGTCGGTGCTCGGCGTCGGCCTGGGGACCCGCAGTCTGCGCCGCGCGGCGCTGGACCAGGTGAAGGTTGAGGTCGGCAACGTGTCCGTGCACGCCGACGGTGGTCTACTGGAACGTGTGCTGGCCAATCTGATCGATAACGCGCTGCGCTACTCGCCGCGCGACACGCCCGTGCGCGTGACCGCCGAACGCGCCGGCAACCGCGTCACCGTGGCCGTCGTCGACCAGGGTCCGGGTGTGCCCTCCGGCCTGGAGGACCAGCTGTTCGAACCGTTCCAGCGGCTCGGCGATCGGGACAATTCCACCGGTGTCGGGCTGGGCCTGTCGGTCGTGCGCGGATTCGTCGACGCGATGGGCGGGGTCGTCCGTGCCGAGCAGACCCCCGGCGGCGGTCTGACCATGATGCTGGACCTGCCCGCCGAACCCGGCGGCGGCAGTGCCGGTCGGGTGCGGGTACCGCGCGTCGACGCCGACGCCGACCGCGCGACGGCCGACACCCCGGCGAAACCGGCCGACGACGCGGCAGCGGAACAGGAGACGCGGTGA
- a CDS encoding glutathionylspermidine synthase family protein, with amino-acid sequence MRRVHSSPRPGWQQTIAEQGLVYGSPGRDTNGRPRPYWDESVHYEFDLDEILALEAQVEVLHSMCLDAIEQIVLTERFADFGLPQWSWEPIKQSWQRGDPYVYGRFDLRYDGRGPAKLLEYNADTPTALLEAAIVQWHWLTDRYPGDDQWNSLHEKLVARWDGLRSHLARAQLHFTWSSADASGEDNVTTAYMQETAAEAGFDTIALPIEDVGWDRELKRFVDLAEAPITSIFKLYPWEWALDDEFGKQIIAELPHTMWIEPLWKALLSNKALLAVLWEMYPGHPNLLPAYVDDPHELTEYIKKPKLGREGANMTIVGAGLETATGGVYGEEGYVYQLLDPLPEFDGMRPVLGAWIVGDDAAGLGIRETPGLITDDGATFVPHRIPAANHG; translated from the coding sequence GTGCGACGAGTGCACAGCTCGCCGCGGCCCGGCTGGCAACAGACGATTGCCGAGCAGGGCCTGGTATACGGCTCACCGGGCCGTGACACGAACGGCCGGCCCCGGCCGTACTGGGACGAATCGGTGCACTACGAATTCGATCTCGACGAGATCCTGGCGCTGGAGGCGCAGGTCGAGGTCCTGCATTCGATGTGCCTGGACGCGATCGAGCAGATCGTGCTCACCGAGCGGTTCGCCGATTTCGGCCTCCCGCAATGGAGTTGGGAACCGATCAAACAATCCTGGCAGCGCGGCGACCCGTACGTCTACGGCCGCTTCGACCTGCGCTATGACGGCCGCGGCCCGGCGAAACTGCTGGAGTACAACGCCGATACGCCGACCGCGCTGCTGGAGGCGGCGATCGTGCAGTGGCACTGGCTGACCGACCGCTATCCCGGCGACGATCAGTGGAACTCGCTGCACGAGAAGCTGGTTGCCCGCTGGGACGGGCTGCGCTCACACCTCGCCCGCGCGCAACTGCACTTCACCTGGTCGTCGGCGGATGCCAGCGGTGAGGACAACGTCACCACCGCGTACATGCAGGAGACCGCCGCGGAGGCCGGTTTCGACACCATCGCGCTGCCGATCGAGGACGTCGGCTGGGACCGCGAACTGAAGCGCTTCGTGGATCTCGCGGAGGCGCCGATCACCTCGATCTTCAAGCTGTACCCGTGGGAATGGGCGCTCGACGACGAATTCGGCAAGCAGATCATCGCCGAACTGCCGCACACGATGTGGATCGAGCCGCTGTGGAAGGCCCTGCTGTCGAACAAGGCGCTGCTGGCGGTGCTGTGGGAGATGTACCCGGGCCACCCCAATCTGCTGCCCGCCTACGTCGACGACCCGCACGAGCTCACCGAATACATCAAGAAGCCGAAGCTCGGCCGCGAGGGCGCCAACATGACCATCGTCGGCGCCGGCCTGGAGACCGCGACCGGCGGCGTGTACGGCGAAGAGGGTTACGTCTACCAATTGCTGGACCCGCTACCGGAATTCGACGGTATGCGGCCGGTGCTCGGCGCCTGGATCGTCGGCGACGACGCCGCCGGCCTGGGCATCCGGGAGACCCCCGGCCTGATCACCGACGACGGCGCCACTTTCGTCCCGCACCGCATACCCGCAGCGAATCACGGGTGA
- a CDS encoding acylphosphatase, with protein MTGDRVRLSAWVHGRVQGVGFRWWTRARALELDLTGFARNARDGRVHVIAEGSRAHCEQLLGLLRSGQTPGRVDVVVEDWVAAQGELVGFEER; from the coding sequence GTGACCGGCGACCGGGTGCGGCTCAGTGCCTGGGTGCACGGCCGGGTGCAGGGCGTCGGGTTCCGCTGGTGGACCCGCGCCCGCGCGCTCGAGCTGGACCTGACCGGCTTCGCGCGCAACGCTCGCGACGGCCGGGTCCACGTGATCGCCGAGGGATCGCGCGCACATTGCGAGCAACTGCTCGGATTGTTGCGTTCCGGTCAGACGCCTGGTCGGGTGGACGTGGTTGTGGAAGACTGGGTCGCCGCCCAGGGTGAACTGGTCGGATTCGAGGAACGGTAG
- the rnc gene encoding ribonuclease III, whose protein sequence is MTAKDGADAPAVGEAADHSSLLAALGVDLRPDLLRLALTHRSYAYENGGLPTNERLEFLGDSVLGLSITERLYLEHPDKSEGELAKLRASVVQMNALAEVARGLGAEGGLGRYLLLGKGEELTGGRDKPSILADGMEALLGAVHLEHGIEVARGVVLRLFADLLERGPRMGAGLDWKTSLQELTAARGLGVPAYEITSTGPDHDKEFTATAVISGRGYGTGVGRSKKDAEQKAAGAAWQALNDEG, encoded by the coding sequence ATGACGGCCAAGGACGGAGCGGACGCACCAGCCGTTGGCGAGGCCGCTGATCATTCCAGCCTGCTGGCGGCGCTGGGCGTGGATCTGCGCCCGGACCTGCTGCGACTGGCATTGACCCACCGTTCGTACGCGTACGAGAACGGCGGTCTGCCGACCAACGAGCGGCTGGAGTTCCTGGGCGACTCGGTGCTCGGCCTGAGCATCACCGAGCGTCTGTATCTCGAGCACCCGGACAAGTCCGAGGGTGAGCTCGCCAAGCTGCGCGCGAGCGTGGTTCAGATGAACGCGCTGGCGGAGGTGGCCCGCGGCCTGGGTGCGGAGGGCGGCCTCGGCCGCTATCTGCTGCTCGGCAAGGGTGAGGAACTCACCGGCGGTCGCGACAAACCCAGCATCCTCGCCGACGGGATGGAAGCGCTGCTGGGCGCGGTCCATCTGGAGCACGGTATCGAGGTGGCCCGCGGCGTGGTGCTGCGGTTGTTCGCCGACCTGCTCGAGCGCGGTCCGCGGATGGGCGCCGGGCTGGACTGGAAGACCAGCCTGCAGGAGCTCACCGCCGCGCGCGGCCTCGGCGTGCCCGCGTACGAGATCACCTCCACCGGCCCCGACCACGACAAGGAGTTCACCGCCACCGCGGTGATCAGTGGCCGTGGGTACGGCACCGGCGTGGGCCGGTCCAAGAAGGATGCGGAACAGAAGGCCGCCGGCGCCGCCTGGCAGGCGCTGAACGACGAGGGGTAG
- the rpmF gene encoding 50S ribosomal protein L32, which produces MAVPKRRMSRSNTRSRRSQWKATAPTLVTCPNRACGQPTLPHTACPNCGTYKGRQVTSAV; this is translated from the coding sequence GTGGCCGTTCCGAAGCGCCGGATGTCTCGTTCCAACACCCGCTCGCGGCGCAGCCAGTGGAAGGCCACCGCCCCCACTCTGGTGACGTGCCCCAACCGCGCCTGCGGCCAGCCGACCCTGCCGCACACGGCCTGCCCGAACTGCGGTACCTACAAGGGCCGCCAGGTCACTTCCGCCGTCTGA
- the mutM gene encoding bifunctional DNA-formamidopyrimidine glycosylase/DNA-(apurinic or apyrimidinic site) lyase has protein sequence MPELPEVETVRRGLTEHVAGHVIEAVTVKHPRSVRRHLPGGDDLAGRLAGLRVRSAERRGKFLWLTLDEPQPAGGWAPADEALVVHLGMSGQMLVQPGDAPLEKHAHIVATLDFGAQLRFVDQRTFGGWALHPLVEVDGTVVPEAVAHIARDPLDPAFDTGAVLSKLRGKQSEIKRVLLDQTVISGIGNIYADESLWRAKIHPSRPACELSRPAASRIVATAREVMTEALVAGGTSFDALYVNVNGNSGYFARSLNAYGLEGEPCGRCGTAILRAKFMNRSSYYCPRCQRQR, from the coding sequence TTGCCCGAACTGCCCGAGGTGGAGACCGTCCGGCGCGGACTCACCGAACATGTGGCCGGTCACGTCATCGAGGCCGTCACGGTGAAGCATCCCCGGTCGGTGCGTCGGCATCTGCCCGGCGGGGACGATCTCGCCGGTCGGCTGGCCGGTCTGCGGGTGCGATCCGCCGAGCGTCGTGGCAAATTCCTGTGGCTGACCCTGGACGAGCCGCAACCGGCCGGCGGGTGGGCCCCCGCCGACGAGGCGTTGGTCGTGCATCTCGGGATGAGCGGTCAGATGCTGGTACAACCGGGGGACGCGCCGCTCGAGAAGCATGCGCACATCGTCGCCACCCTGGACTTCGGGGCTCAGCTGAGATTCGTGGATCAGCGCACCTTCGGCGGCTGGGCCTTGCATCCGCTGGTCGAGGTCGACGGCACCGTGGTGCCGGAGGCGGTGGCGCACATCGCCCGCGACCCCCTGGATCCCGCCTTCGACACCGGCGCGGTGCTGTCGAAGCTGCGCGGTAAGCAGTCCGAGATCAAGCGCGTGCTGCTGGACCAGACCGTGATCTCCGGTATCGGCAACATCTACGCCGACGAATCGTTGTGGCGCGCGAAAATTCATCCCTCCCGGCCGGCGTGCGAATTGAGCCGTCCCGCGGCGTCGAGAATCGTGGCGACCGCCCGGGAAGTCATGACCGAGGCGCTCGTCGCGGGCGGTACCTCGTTCGACGCGCTGTACGTGAATGTGAATGGTAATTCCGGATATTTCGCGCGCTCGCTGAATGCCTACGGACTCGAGGGAGAGCCGTGCGGACGGTGCGGTACGGCAATCCTGCGCGCGAAATTCATGAATCGATCGTCTTATTATTGTCCGCGGTGTCAGCGTCAGCGCTGA
- a CDS encoding metal-dependent hydrolase produces the protein MPRRLKPRRTTFDWDRTPMHWIPDEPTATHVVNALHLLLPPGERWFIDVFREALPLVRDAELEVLMKGFMGQEGTHSVQHAVVLDHLAEAGLDGRPFVDRLEQVFHGPLGHHPPRRLPIPGREWLRLRLAVIAAIEHYTAVLGDWILGAHAFERAGADPTMLDLLRWHGAEEVEHRAVAYDVFVHLGGRGPARYVRRVTGFAIATVLLLWFWFWGAAYLMDADPHRPGGKYLVSDHNRAVRKGLLPSWGRLGAAIPRYLRPGFHPDQEGSMESALTYLAGRQR, from the coding sequence ATGCCGCGCCGGCTCAAACCCCGCCGTACCACCTTCGACTGGGATCGCACGCCGATGCACTGGATCCCGGACGAGCCGACCGCCACCCACGTCGTCAACGCTCTGCATCTGCTGCTGCCACCGGGGGAACGATGGTTCATCGACGTGTTCCGCGAGGCGCTGCCGCTGGTCCGCGACGCGGAGCTGGAGGTCCTGATGAAGGGGTTCATGGGCCAGGAGGGCACGCACAGCGTCCAGCACGCCGTCGTCCTGGACCATCTCGCCGAGGCCGGACTCGACGGCCGGCCCTTCGTCGACCGGCTCGAGCAGGTGTTCCACGGCCCCCTGGGCCACCACCCGCCACGCCGGCTGCCGATACCGGGCCGGGAATGGCTGCGGCTGCGGCTGGCCGTCATCGCGGCGATCGAGCACTACACCGCCGTCCTCGGTGACTGGATCCTCGGCGCCCACGCCTTCGAACGGGCCGGCGCCGACCCCACCATGCTCGACCTGCTGCGCTGGCACGGCGCCGAGGAGGTCGAGCACCGCGCGGTGGCCTACGACGTCTTCGTCCACCTCGGCGGCCGCGGCCCGGCCCGCTACGTCCGCCGCGTCACCGGCTTCGCGATCGCTACCGTGCTGCTGCTGTGGTTCTGGTTCTGGGGCGCGGCCTATCTGATGGACGCCGATCCGCACCGCCCCGGCGGGAAATACCTTGTCTCCGACCACAATCGCGCGGTCCGAAAAGGATTGCTGCCGAGCTGGGGCCGGCTCGGCGCCGCGATTCCCCGTTATCTGCGGCCGGGGTTCCATCCCGACCAGGAGGGCTCCATGGAATCAGCCCTCACATATCTGGCCGGTCGTCAGCGCTGA
- a CDS encoding DUF177 domain-containing protein, translating into MPAATGSGSRRRSTTDAGFALDTRSLGRAAGSRREIQRTVTLPDKIGLDLINIPAGAEVGLDLTLQSVSEGVLVTGTVSGPIAGECSRCLEQFTDHLEVELTELFAYPNSATEQTTEEDEIRRLVDDLIDLEPVLADAVGLELPLQPLCEPDCAGLCPECGVRMAIAGSDHSHEILDPRWAGLANFAADSPASASGDATAR; encoded by the coding sequence ATGCCTGCCGCCACCGGTTCCGGTTCGCGTCGTCGTTCGACGACGGATGCGGGCTTCGCGCTGGACACGCGCAGCCTCGGACGCGCTGCGGGCTCGCGACGGGAGATCCAGCGGACGGTCACCCTGCCGGACAAGATCGGGCTCGACCTGATCAACATCCCGGCCGGCGCCGAGGTCGGGCTGGACCTCACCCTGCAGTCGGTGTCGGAGGGTGTGCTGGTCACCGGCACCGTGTCCGGGCCGATCGCGGGGGAGTGCTCCCGATGCCTGGAGCAGTTCACCGACCACCTCGAGGTCGAGCTCACCGAGCTGTTCGCCTATCCGAACAGCGCGACCGAGCAGACCACCGAGGAGGACGAGATCCGCCGGCTGGTCGACGATCTGATCGACCTGGAACCGGTGCTCGCCGACGCGGTCGGCCTCGAACTCCCGCTGCAGCCGCTGTGCGAGCCGGACTGTGCCGGGCTGTGCCCGGAATGCGGCGTTCGGATGGCGATTGCGGGTTCGGATCACAGTCATGAGATACTTGACCCCCGCTGGGCGGGTCTCGCGAATTTCGCGGCCGACTCGCCCGCATCGGCGTCCGGGGACGCCACCGCACGTTAA
- a CDS encoding response regulator, with translation MTAANASAPAAPTRVLVVDDEPQILRALRINLSVRGYEVITASTGAAALRAAAEKHPAVVVLDLGLPDMDGIEVLGGLRGWSQAPVIVLSARTDSGDKVAALDAGADDYVTKPFGMDELLARLRAAVRRAATVAGDAADPVVETSSFTVDLASKKVVRHGHDVHLTPTEWGVLEMLVRNPGKLVGRRELLREVWGPSYATETHYLRVYLAQLRRKLEDDPSNPKHLLTEAGMGYRFQA, from the coding sequence GTGACAGCAGCGAACGCATCCGCCCCGGCGGCGCCGACGCGGGTTCTGGTGGTGGACGACGAGCCGCAGATCCTGCGCGCGCTGCGCATCAACCTGTCGGTCCGCGGCTACGAGGTGATCACCGCGTCCACCGGCGCCGCCGCCCTGCGCGCGGCGGCGGAGAAACATCCCGCGGTGGTGGTGCTGGACCTCGGGCTGCCCGATATGGACGGGATCGAGGTGCTCGGCGGATTGCGCGGCTGGAGCCAGGCGCCGGTGATCGTGCTGTCCGCGCGCACCGATTCCGGCGACAAGGTGGCGGCGCTCGACGCCGGCGCCGACGACTACGTCACCAAACCGTTCGGTATGGACGAGCTGCTCGCCCGGTTGCGCGCGGCCGTGCGCCGCGCCGCCACGGTCGCCGGCGACGCCGCGGATCCGGTGGTGGAGACCTCCTCGTTCACCGTCGACCTCGCGAGCAAGAAGGTCGTCCGGCACGGCCACGACGTCCACCTGACCCCCACCGAATGGGGAGTGCTGGAGATGCTGGTCCGCAATCCGGGCAAACTGGTCGGCCGCCGGGAACTGCTGCGGGAGGTGTGGGGCCCGTCCTACGCCACCGAAACCCACTATCTGCGGGTCTACCTGGCCCAGCTCCGCCGCAAACTCGAGGACGATCCGTCGAATCCGAAGCATCTGCTCACCGAGGCCGGTATGGGCTACCGCTTCCAGGCCTGA
- a CDS encoding OsmC family protein, which yields MASQAHTAQTTTNAPATAPTTLWVERTGTRSYTGRSSRGAEVLIGSESVQGVFTPGELLKIALAACTGMSSDFPLSHRLGDTYDATIRVSGAADRENEVYAQLDEVLELDLSELDDAARERLLVTVQRAIDKVCTVGRTLKAGTTVNLTFQVDA from the coding sequence ATGGCTTCTCAGGCGCACACCGCACAGACCACCACGAACGCCCCGGCCACCGCGCCGACCACGTTGTGGGTGGAGCGCACCGGTACCCGCAGCTACACCGGCCGCAGCTCGCGCGGCGCCGAGGTGCTGATCGGCTCGGAGAGCGTCCAGGGTGTGTTCACACCGGGTGAGCTGCTGAAGATCGCGCTGGCCGCGTGCACGGGCATGAGCTCGGATTTCCCGCTCTCGCACCGGCTCGGTGACACCTACGACGCGACCATCCGGGTCTCCGGCGCCGCCGACCGCGAGAACGAGGTGTACGCGCAGCTGGACGAGGTGCTGGAGCTGGACCTGTCCGAACTCGACGACGCCGCCCGCGAACGCCTGCTGGTCACCGTGCAACGCGCCATCGACAAGGTGTGCACGGTCGGCCGCACCCTGAAGGCCGGGACCACGGTGAACCTGACCTTCCAGGTGGACGCGTGA
- a CDS encoding DUF350 domain-containing protein: protein MATIALAPGYWGNLGHGVGAIAAYAAVGLVLMLVGFAALDFTTPGLLRKLVGSGKPNANIIAAAGLLATAIIVVFAIYSSGGKLTEGLISAAVFGLVGIVAQVVSARILERATGIHIGNLLHATVFVTESLVVAAAHVGIALVIGIAII from the coding sequence ATGGCCACGATCGCTCTCGCACCCGGGTACTGGGGCAATCTCGGCCACGGGGTCGGTGCCATCGCCGCGTACGCGGCCGTCGGCCTGGTCCTGATGCTGGTCGGCTTCGCCGCACTCGACTTCACCACGCCCGGCCTGCTGCGCAAGCTGGTCGGCTCGGGGAAGCCCAACGCCAACATCATCGCCGCGGCCGGGCTGCTGGCGACCGCGATCATCGTGGTGTTCGCGATCTACAGCTCGGGTGGCAAGCTCACCGAGGGCCTGATCTCGGCGGCGGTCTTCGGCCTCGTCGGCATCGTGGCCCAGGTGGTGTCGGCCCGGATCCTGGAGCGGGCCACCGGTATCCACATCGGCAACCTGCTGCACGCCACGGTATTCGTCACCGAATCGCTCGTGGTCGCGGCCGCCCACGTGGGCATCGCCCTGGTGATCGGCATCGCCATCATCTAG